The Amycolatopsis solani genome segment GGCGGAGATCGCGGACTGCCCGCCGATCGTGGTTTCGGTGCGGCGCAAGGACGACCGGTGGCTGGCGACCTGGTCGCAGGCGGACGCCGTGCTGGTGCACCCGCTGGACCCGCTGACCGCCGCGGAGACCGTCGCCGACGTGCTGCGACGGGTCCCCGTCGTGAACGGCTGAGCCCGGTGACCACCCCGGTCCCCCGCACCTGGCCACCCCTGCTCAAGCAGCTCGTCGCGGGCGTCGACCTCTCCGCGGACGACACGGCGTGGGCGATGGACCAGATCATGAGCGGGGCCGCGAGCCCGGCCCGGATCGCCGGGTTCGCGGTGGCGCTGCGAGCCAAGGGCGAGACGCCCGAGGAGATCGCCGGCATGGCGGCCACGATGCTGGCGCACGCCCGGCGGGTCGAGCTGGACCGCCCGGCGGTCGACATCGTCGGCACCGGCGGCGACGGCTCGAACTCGGTGAACATCTCGACGATGGCGACGATCGTCACGGCGGCCGCCGGCGCGCCGGTGGCCAAGCACGGCAACCGCAGCGCGTCCTCGAAGTCCGGCGCGGCCGACGTCCTCGAGGCGCTCGGCGTGCGGATCAGCCTGCCGCCGGAGGACGTGCGGCGCAGCCTCGACGAGGTCGGGATCGGGTTCTTCCTGGCGTCGGCGTTCCACCCGGCCCTGCGCCACGCCGGCCCGGTGCGCAGCGAGCTCGGCATCCCGACGACGTTCAACCTGCTCGGCCCCCTGACCAACCCGGCCCAGCCGGGCGCCGCGGTGATCGGCTGCGCGTACCCGGACAAGACCCGCGTCCTGGCCGAGACGTTCGCCCGCCGCGGCACGACGGCCCTGGTCGTCCGCGGCGACGACGGCCTCGACGAGATCACCACCACGACGACGTCGACGGTGTGGGTGGTCTCGGGCGGCACGGTCACCGAGCGCTCCCTCGACCCCGCCGACCTGGGCATCCCCCGCGCGACGGCGGACGACCTGCGCGGCGGCGACGCGGCGGCGAACGCCGAGGTGGTCCGCGAACTGGTGAGCGGCAAGGCCGGCCCGGTCCGCGACGCGGTCCTGATCAACGCGGCCGCCGCGCTGGCGGCGTTCACGGGCTTCTCGGAGTCCCTGGAGGACGACCTGCGGGCCGGCCTGGTGCGCGCGGCCGAGGCGATCGATTCGGGCGCCGCGGCCACGCTGCTGGACCGCTGGATCGCCTTCAGCTGACCCGCGGTCCGGTGGCCGCGCCGGGAAGCCGGCGCGGCCACCCGCTCACTTGCAGGCAGCGGGTTCGGGCACCGCTCCCGCCTCCCTCGGCTGCTGCGGCACACCGGACTTCCGGCCACGCTGCGGTGCCAGCGCCGCCGCCAGGACCGCCAGCATGCCCACCGCCTCCGGCCAGCTCGGGCGGTGGCCGTAGAAGGCGATGTCCACCAGGACCGCGACCACCGGGTACAGGTAGGACAGCAGCGCCACCGTCGTGGTCGGCAGCTTGCCGATGCTCGCGTACATCAGCACGTACATCAGCGCCGTGTGGACGGTTCCGAGCAGGACCAGCCACAGCAGCCCCGAAGTCGTCGACGGCAGGGGCGTGACGAGCAGCACGGGGGCCAGGACCAGCGCGCCCACCGTCGTCTGCACGGCGGCCAGGAGGTGCGGGCGGATGTGCTTCAGCTGCTTCGCGACGAAGGACGCTCCCGCGTAGAGCACGGCCGCGCCCAGTGCGAGGCCGATGCCGGCCAGCTGCACCGGTTTGCCGTCCTCGCCGTGGGCGGACAGCGAGATCAACGCCACTCCGCCGAACGCGATGGCGGCGCGGGCCAGGTGGCTCTTCGCGACCTTCTCGCCGAGGAACGCGGCCGCCAGGCCGACCAGGATCAGCGGCTGCGTGTGGTAGACGACCGTGCTGACCGAGATCGACGACAGCGCGTACGACGCGAACAGCAGCACCCAGTTGCCGACCAGGAAGAGCCCGCCCAGCACGGCCAGGCCGAGGTCGCGGCGGGACGGCCGCCAGGCCTGCAGCCAGCCGCGGGAGAGGCACCACAGCACCAGCAACGTGCCGCCCACGAAGCAGCGGGCGAAGGCCACCGCCGGCGCGGCCGCGCCGCTCTCGAGGACGACCGCGCCGATCGTGCCGGACATCGCCATCGCCGCGGACCACTGGAGGAGCGGGCGGGTTTCGGAGTTCGTCATACCGATCAGGTTCGTCTCGTCGGCGCCCCGCAACCAGTGTCAGAGATGACAACGACCGCAAAACTTGTGACAGACTGGCCGCCATGGACGTCAACCGGGTCGCGGTGGTGCTCGCCGACCGCGTTTCGCCGTTCGAGCTGGGCGTCGCGTGCGAGGTGTTCGGCACCGACCGCAGCGCCGACGGCATCGAGGGCTGGGACTTCGCCGTCTGCTCGCCGGGCGGGGACGCGGTCGCCAGCTGGTCCGGGTTCGGGCTCTCCGGCCTGAAGGACCTGGACC includes the following:
- the trpD gene encoding anthranilate phosphoribosyltransferase, with the protein product MTTPVPRTWPPLLKQLVAGVDLSADDTAWAMDQIMSGAASPARIAGFAVALRAKGETPEEIAGMAATMLAHARRVELDRPAVDIVGTGGDGSNSVNISTMATIVTAAAGAPVAKHGNRSASSKSGAADVLEALGVRISLPPEDVRRSLDEVGIGFFLASAFHPALRHAGPVRSELGIPTTFNLLGPLTNPAQPGAAVIGCAYPDKTRVLAETFARRGTTALVVRGDDGLDEITTTTTSTVWVVSGGTVTERSLDPADLGIPRATADDLRGGDAAANAEVVRELVSGKAGPVRDAVLINAAAALAAFTGFSESLEDDLRAGLVRAAEAIDSGAAATLLDRWIAFS
- a CDS encoding DMT family transporter gives rise to the protein MTNSETRPLLQWSAAMAMSGTIGAVVLESGAAAPAVAFARCFVGGTLLVLWCLSRGWLQAWRPSRRDLGLAVLGGLFLVGNWVLLFASYALSSISVSTVVYHTQPLILVGLAAAFLGEKVAKSHLARAAIAFGGVALISLSAHGEDGKPVQLAGIGLALGAAVLYAGASFVAKQLKHIRPHLLAAVQTTVGALVLAPVLLVTPLPSTTSGLLWLVLLGTVHTALMYVLMYASIGKLPTTTVALLSYLYPVVAVLVDIAFYGHRPSWPEAVGMLAVLAAALAPQRGRKSGVPQQPREAGAVPEPAACK